GTCGAGTGTATTTATTACAGTATTGAATTGCTTTCCATGGTAACTAATTGTGATTTCAGAAACACAGGTTCTGCAATGGTACAAGATGAAATGGAGCTGAATATGGAAGCAGCTGGTAAGAAGAAAATCACTTGCTTATGAAATAGTATTTAATGATTCAGACTGATGGAGCAGAAAAAatggggggtggcagggactagaaaacaaaacagccctcCATTACCTTCATGTATTTCCCTAGTTTTTGAATTCCTCGGGAAAGTGTCTGGTGAAtatttaaggaaaggaaaacccCCTATGTGGGCTGCCTTCCCATTTCCCCACTTACTGTTTTATTAAGGGGCAAACTGTTAAAAATCTGGctgtataaaagaaaagaaatagtcagGAAATGAAATTATGATTAAATGGTTATTACTGGTTAAACAAATGGGAAGGCTTTTACAAAAATTTATCCATTCCACTAtgaaaaacaggggaaagagcATGTTTTgagcaatgttaaaaaaaaaaaaaaaaaaaaagatttcctcaGACTGTGGGGATCTCGCTGCCCTCCCGCACCCAGAGCTAAGGACGGCACCAGGTGCCCAAAGAGACCCGAGCAGAGCTGGCTACGCGTGCATGAAACAAAGAAGTGGTAAAACATTGAAGACCATTTTGAGGCAACTTATGAGTGTCATTAAAGCAGAGAGGAGATTTGCAGATTCCCCTGCACGACAGACTGCCgttccccttcccatccctttaATCTCATCCGGCATTTGATAGCAAAGGGGTTTTGGGGAGCAGCTCGAAGGGGCTGGCGAAGGCAAGGGAGCCTCTCCAGCATCCTCAGGCTGCTGAGGCACACCGATCCCGCctgcttttcctccccatttCCACCAAATGGCAGCATCTTTGCCGTATGCGAACGGCAGCAAGTCTCTACTCCATCGTCAACACCGCAAGAGGCTAAAAGGCAATAAACGTCCCAAGTCAGGAATTCCCAAGCTGTCACGTGGGGCTAAAACCTCCAGCGtgttccttcccctcctctctaAGGCACCAGAGGATCTAACAGCGTATTGACACTCCCAGGAAGAAAGAACAATAttgttttatcctttttaaaaaatatgattgAATTAATAAGCAGTGGTCCAAAAGCCAGCccatgaaacaaaaaaccccaactaaccAAAAACACCCGAACTCCAAAAAAACGGAAAATCCAAGTAAGCAACTAGAAATCTAACTGTGAAGAATGCGGTTATGTCTCCCAACTAAAAACTCAGAATTTGTAGGAGTTTCTCTGACCTTGGTCCAACATCACTGGCATTGGCCGTGTTCATACTCAACAGAAATTCTACAGCCTGTATAAATATGTGTTTAGATTTACGGGAATTTGCATTCAGCGTaggtaaaatgtatttttaagcataTGTAAAGTCAAATCGTTTGTCAAGTTAAGTATTTTATTTACCCAGCAGACAGTCAtgtttttattatataaatatatatctaggcacttaaaatgtgaatatttgaCACAAGCCTGTTTGACAACTAGCCTAGAGCCATTCAAATGTATCAAAGATATTCATGAGAATCCGGTTGTTCTGTAACCTTCAGTGTAGGTCTGACAGCAGATCAGCGGTAAATCTGAGTTGGTGGTTTATTGACCTAACGAACCGTAGCCGAACCTTTTGCACTCTTGCAGTTCTAATATGCCAGTTTGGCTGCTAGAAGAAGTCTGCATGCTAGAATTGATGTCCAGCCAGAATAATGAAGGTATTACAAGCAAACCATACattaaacaagaaaattattttaatgattgCTCCCCAAATACCCAAAGGCACTAGTCGACACTGTGGACTAATGACCTACAAATTAGTGTGATTAGTACACATTTTTAGCATTACAATATTTTTTCAACAGCTTCAGATGGCACATTAAGTGAAATACTTCTTTCATCTGCAACAGCTTTGTCCTGAATACCCTTCCTCTTGTTTAGTTTAATAGAAAAACATATCAAACAAAAACTGAGCTGTAAGAATCGTGCTGACCTGCCAAACTTTCTCTGCTGTCCTTTCTCCAGATATTTCTACAAATCATGTTGGATACACACCTGTGTAACTCTGAATTTATGTTGATGTAACTTCTCTAACATCAGTCAAATTACACTACGAGAAAATTGAAGTGACGCCGTGGTAAATCAGATCCATTATTTCACAGATCTGCAGGCTCAGTATAACACAATAGACGATATAACATCTTGACTGAGGacaattttacatttcttttatcCATTGCAAAAACCTTTGTAATGTGTCGAGTATAAAGCtcacaaattacattttaaaggaaCTACCATAAAGTATATGCTTCAAATAGACCTTTTACAATATAACACAAAattcaaatgacattttttaggAAAGCACTTGAAACTTTAACATTTATGTCCTGACAACATTAGATTACTTTAAGCTGTAAACCTTAAGAAGTTTTATGTGattaaataaaatcagcattACAATTTCCAGGTATTATAATTATTGAACAGATTGTAACAACAAGATATAATTATGACGTAAACATGAAGCTCAGGAGACTGGGACTGAGAAAACTCTCTCGATTCTTTGTAGATTTATATCTGCACATAGTAAAATCAGTAACAACTGGAGAAGAGGTTACAGTATTTCATTTTACACATTGATATCAGTGTTTTGCAAGCAGCAGTCTATACAACATCATTCCCTTTTTAATATTGGTTTACAGAATCACTACTACCTTGAAAACAACCCTCTCCGGGTCAAATACTGCTGCCAGGTCACTATAACATTTGGAGGGAAATACTTAAAACCGTCAGATTTTGTTAATTGCCCCTGTATGTGTAGATATGtagattttatatatgtatatatatacttacCTCCATAAAATCATAAACCTCTCTTAACCTTCAAAACTGAACTACCTCTAGGTAAGAAATACAAGACCTTTTTCAATAAATTTAAAGGGTTTATTTATACCTGAGACATTTTTGCATATTGATGTCTTTGTACCTTTACCTGTAGGTACTCACATAAGTCCTTTACTCTTTTCTGGATTCTCACACAAAGCCCATTAGAGTTAGGTGGATTCTTCCCACTAACTCCATGGACTTTGACTGAGTCCTTCCTTACCTAACCTGGATGGATAAACAGAGGCGTAACAGaattaaacatatatatttaaataacagtTGCTGTACAAGCAGACAGGCTGGTCTATGCAAATCCAGAGCTAGTACACCATTCCTGATACTCTTCACAATCTCTGATTCAAAAACAGAATTACAGTCCTTTATACAGGGTGATACATGTTTCTACTtgttggttaaaaaaacccctttttgaaatatttcttcatgtAGTGGATCATTGGCTATACGTGACATGTTGAAAATGCTTTCTTGGCTGACTTGTTTCCCGGTTCTTGAGAAGATCAACCCATTTCTCCACCCAGCAAGCGAGGAAAGCAGGAGTGGAGGAGTAACAAGTTGATGTGGCTACATTACATTAAGGTCACAGGCCAGTGCAGATGGACTGagatttttcaaacaaatttagGGAGTTTAGGAGCCCGGTTCCTCCCGAAACCCAAGCCATTTGGATGCCTGACTCCCGCAGATTCCTTTGAAAGTCCCGGCTCTGCCCAGACCAGTTTTCAGCTCTTCAGCCCTTGTTGAAGCACAAGCGATAGCAGGGACATAACCTACATAAGGCTCTTTCAGAATTTCACAGTGCTATTTAATTTGGCAAATACCAAGCTAAATTTAAAGGTTCCCTTTGTAATCTAAAcagctcaattaaaaaaaaaaaaaaaagaatccaccATGTTTCACTCCATTTTCCTTCTGACAGGGATAATTCCCTAGAAGTGCTTACATGCAAATATAGTGTTATCATATTTGATAACATAGCAATTATTAGAATTGCCGATTTTATTAAATATAGTTTAGCCAATGGAAAGATACTAGTGGAAGTGAAAAAAAGTGTGCTTTTAGACACAGAATTGAACATACttgaaaaatcagcaaaaataatAGTACTATTTTCATGAAAGACATCACAAAATAAATCAGCTTCCAAGTAGATTAGTATACCCTTCTTACGTTGCAGAAACATTGTTTTTTGCactatattttacagaaaagagtTGACTTTAGTGATGATGGTCAGCAAAGTTGTCTTTAAACAGCTCTTTGTTCTACTGTACAGGCATATAATGGGAAAAAGGAAAGCTACATTTCACTGGCAATAGGGCTTCATAGACCTTagaaattttagaaatgtttgaTTTAAAATAGTGGTATGTAGCATATTTCTgtgtaaaataaatcaaacactCTTTCCCAAGTAGAAGAAATTTCTAAAGCCTGACACCTGTTGTTAATAGACAAAATGCAGTCAATGTTTTTAAACATGAGGAGGATGAGGACATACAGTAAAGTACCAGCAATGAACTCGTAGTACAACACACTGACATGTTAAGCATCAGATGTAAGAAACTCTACTGCTTGCATTTCCAGTTGCCTGTTCCAATTTTACAACCGCACCCATTCCAAATCTCCTTTTCATACTATTCCTTCTTGTACCATATCCAGCATCTAAACCGGAGGAGTTTCAGTGGGAACACCTTAGATCCATCCGTCCCAAACCTGCTCATACTGAAGCAAGCAGTGCACACCTCTCTGACCGTCAGTGCTACGAACGCTTTGCGACCCATCGGTGCAGTACCAAGGGCATatgtttccctttctgtaatTCAGGAGCTCTCTAGCATGATTGCCAACAGCATTACGACTTTCACGGAGCAACTGGCACAGGGAGGCACTTATGTGACATGTTTAAAACTTATCTTTGGTAAACacttacacacacaaaaacttGTAACTAATGTTTTACTTCCTGATATAAGAGAACTCTTCATTTGCTACTAGTGTATGTATGCAGGTATCTAAACATATACAGGACATTGctagtataaaatatttttttcaaatgccacTGCCAAGGATTTGTTTTAATTCACCTAAAAACAATGCAGTCCTGGGCTTTTGGGGTTCTTCCTGACTCTGTTTATTATgcattaaagcatctctgatcaATAACAAATTAGCAATAGAAAGCAAGGCCTATGTGCTCAATTTTCACCTTCTTTCTCATTCTATTACCTTGTTTTTCAAGACTAATTTAATCCGAATCATTGTAGCTCTCAcaactttcattttctgtgagGCAGATCCTGGAGTCCAATGCTGCATTACTTAAGCGGTCAAATCTCTCACTCAGATCAGTGGAAATTTTGGATACACAAAACTGCTGAGTCTGCTCTTGGTAGGGATGTTTCCTATTAACCATTACTAAACAGTGGTCTGGTGAGGAGAGGGACCTCACATCTCTAATTGGACCTGAAGAGTGATCAGACTAGAGCCTGTAAAGCCGAGCTCAAACCACCAAGAGACAGCCCATCAATGCGTATTTTCAAAAGGTGCTGCAAATAAATGTTGCTGGAACTGCATGGGTATAACTGATGGATGATCTGCTTTAATGTACCCAGAACACTATCACTTCTAAAATCAGGCATTTCTACTGAGAGGTATTTTATtggcttaatttttcatttacacTATTTAAATTTGGCTTAAGAATTTTTTTAGAACCCAGAACTTAGtgcatttcattttataaaattagAACAATTTATATCCTTCTCTTttcattggaaaagaaaaaaagtatagcCCAAACACACGTAGGGGTATAAATACTTCATGAATGATAGCTGTTTCACTTATTTTACAATCTGCTTAAAGGTGATTTAGAGATTGATGAACGAAATAACTTTGGCAACTTGCACAAAAATATGTCCTTAAATCAAAAGTGATGATATAACTTGCTTTAATGAGGCCTTTATTATGGagagaactggaaagagagaggcatGTAAGTGCTGAGGAGGTTATCGTGTTCCTAAACCATGCCGCTTTGCATTTGTATGTGAAATGGGTATGGCTGGTAGATGATAGGTGGTTGTCCGTGAGCAATGTAGTAATTGCTGAAGTTTCTGTCACTGATATATGGAGCAGGCTGATAATAGCATGTTACATTGGCTGCATTTGGGATGATATTTTGTTCTCCGAGTACTTTTAAAGCCAGAATTGTGATCATATTTAGAGTTTGTCTTCGTTCATGTCCCATGAGACAGACTGTGCTCTCATTTACAACTCCACGCAGAGTCATCAAGTAGTCGtacttgcttttctcttccccaaTGAAGTGGTTGCGCAGATATGACTCAATTTTCCTCTGCTGCTCAGCAACATCTGGAAAATCAATGAAGAACCTGGAGCACATGTAACGTTCCAGAGATTTAATTTCAGCCTCATCTGCTGGCTTAAAGTCACGAACCAGGAGATTGCTGTACTTCAGGAGGCCACCTCCTCTGATTTCCTCCGGGTTCCTTGTGGAAATCAGTTTGTATTTTAAGTGGTCCATTGCTTCATTGAAGTCTCCATACATACTCTCGGCGATGACAGTGGGGTGAGAGTCTTCTGTCAGTTTGCAGTCTGTTGCTGTGTAAACATTTAGTATGGAGTCCAGTATGATTTGGAAGGAGTCCACGCTAAACTCAAACTGCCGTCTGAGCGAGTTCACAAACTTCAATTCTACATTCTTGCCGCTGTTGTTTGACAGCGAGATGAGACTCCAGCGATCGTGGTCAGTAGAGACTTTGACCATCTTCTGCACATAGGCATCTTTCATGGTCTGAGcagtaattttttccttattaacACATTTTGGCAAGAAGTCCAATAGgcaattaagaactgcttccttaACAACCTGGAACTCGAGCTCACTTGGAAGTTCCACCCCAAAAATGATGTCTAGGTCCTTGTAACTGGTTCCATTCTGCTTTACTAGGATGTGACTGGCTGTCGAACCGTTCAGGCGGATATCTCTAACATTGATTTGCTTTTCAATGAGCTGTTCCTTTACCACATGAATGATATCCTTTGGCTTTACATCCAGTGTTGGAAAATTTCCTCTCCCATGAATAGGTATGACCTCAGCTAAAACTTGATCCAGGATTTTAATCTGATCCCAGGTGAGACTACTGAATCTGTGGTCTGAGTCTTCAGTCATTGTGAAGTCGGTTGGCTAACTagggagaaacagaaattaagagaCAAAAGTTAGAACTTACTCAAATACAAGAGAGCCTGACATTTCACTCGGTTATAACAAACATGTAACTTCCTTCCTCGGCACAGTGACAAAGCAGTTCATTTTACAGAGGCACAATCCCAGTTAATGGTCTGAGTCAACCACTACACTTGTCACAGgcttttaattgaattttaatgTACTCAGGTTTTAATCCTGCTGAGACACCATTGTGTTATTGTATAATCCATGACTCAAAGTAAATGCAGTAAACCATATAGATTTCATTTAAACCTCCTCAAAGGTTAATAACATGAAATACTTGGCGGTTATAATGAAAGTCCAAATAAATTTCACTGTGAAGAGCTAAAATGAGCAAAATGAGCAAATTTGTTCTTTCTGTCCTGCCTAGAAATCTCCCTCTATCTTCAGTGACTTGCAtacttaaaaatactgaaagatcaggaagtttttttaaaaagcaggaatgaTGCAACATGCTCATTGGTTATCTAGCCACATGTCTTGGATGCACTTTAGTCTCTATGGATCATCTATACGTATGTGTCCTTTAATACCACTTGTCACAGTTTAAGAACTGGATATCTGATCATTTTTAAGCTGTTTCCTCTATGTTTCTGAggcaaaatcttttccttctaaGCCATTAACCGTGTTCCTAGATTAATGTGCCAATGCTGCAAGTTATGGTTTGCAAAACCGATAAGAAAACGCCTTCCAGTCTGCACTGATACCCTAAAACTTCTCAAGAAGGCCTTTAAAGAGGCACCTATAGAATACATGGGATAAAGCTCAGGCTCTGGAATTCCTcagtttaaaattatattttgtctCCATATCATCATGTTTAACAATCAGAGAGACCTTAGCATGgataatttatttacattttacaatgaggagaaaaaaaaggtgcaaacCCCACCATattggttttaaaatgtttctcattGATCATACGCaaactttaattaaattttcGTAATGGAAATCTGAATgctttattttagtaattttatttatgtatactGTGAATATAATTAAACACAATCATACAATTATATAATTAGGTGTGATTACAGTAAGTATATAAGAAGTGCATTTAAGGaactacaaaaaagaaaaacattgatgGGCATTAGGTGTCTGAGGTGTAATGAAAGATACAAATCTTCATCTTACTGTCTCCTGACATTAATGTCAGTATTACAGAACAGAAACAGTTCAGAGGGCTAAAAACCTTCCAGAATCGATGGGTATCATTTCATGCTGTGCCCCCTCATGTCTGCTTACGCTTCTTCAGTTCTTTTGGGGTAGTTAATGCTCAGACGGTTAAATCAGAAAGGTTTATTGCTAAATCCTAtcataccatttttcaatactcTTTCATAAATTGCATAATAACTCACAGGCAGATATTGTGATTCACTGATAGCTTTCTCATTAACCCCAGCGCTTGGCTGCTGTGCCTCAGTGCGTTGAGTTCGAAGCTGTATTTGCTGCTCTGAGCTACAGGTGAAGGAGGAGAACATTTATGGACATAAAGGGACTGTTCTCCATCACTCAAGAGAGCAAAAATTCTTTAGTCAATACTGTTATTGGGGCATTTCTTTACTCTCCTGAGTCAGATGTGGGTCTCCTCAACCCATGGGAAGCTGCTGTTTAGACAGTTTATAGGTGGAGGTACAGATACTGAAAACAACTTTGATTActaaaaggaatttcttttttctgcacaaatattataattttgctttctcctttaaTGTTGTGTGTGTTAGCCAAGCCTTGttttaagaatatttctgttgGGTTTCTGCAAGCTTAGTCCAGTGAGAATTCAgggaaactaaaaataattttaaaataattgcaataaAGTATTGGCTACATAGAAAGGGTGTTTAGGTCATTGCTGTTGAAACACTACCTGAGcacctaaaaagaaaacagaaattaagatcATTGTATTCCTTAATACTGCATACAAACAGGATGGGAATTATACCATGACACTGAACTTCATAATCTATTTTCCACAGAAGAACTATGAAATCCCTTGCAGGTAGATGGCTGTTTCTCAGAAGGCAGCAATCAGGACTGCTGCCCAGACAAAGGTGTGTCTCCCAGCCAGGCTGACGCAAAGCTGGAGTTTGGAGGGACTGAAGAAAAGTGACTGCAGATGAGAAACTCAGGTGGTGGTCAGGTGTGACCTGAAACGGCTCAGTGAGTCACCAGCCATGTGAAAGAAGTGACTTTCAGGTATCTGCCAACACTGCAAACATACTACTGAAACACCGAGAAGTGTTTCCGCAGACAGATGGCTAAAACATACTTTTTCAGCTAAAGctcaagaataaaaataaaatcatactgAGTAATAACACCACCAAAAAGTCTACGTTGTTGTTTCTTAATCAGTAGTGACCACATGTGTACGTTGTCTTATATTTTCCTTCCCTCGCCTTCAGATTCCACATTCTGGAATATTTTAGTAATTTCAAGTAACTTGTGAACTGACAAATGGCTTGGGAATATTACAGAGCTATTTTTCACATACTTCTACTAGAGTTTCAGCTCCCAAGTAAGCTAATCAAGAGCATACGTAATTTCAAGCACCTTTCTGGCCTCATTACAAAGAATGGAACTAACCATATGTTTGAAATTAAACGCATGCTTTGAAAGTTGGCTAAATCAGGACCAAAAAGTTGGTAGTTTAATTGCCACTGAACTGACGGTGTGAAGCTCTTGGATTCAGTCCTATACTTCTGGCACAACCATGTAGTTCCTGGCATTGTTTACGTAGCATGTAACTCCATATACGTaacatacaaatatatttatgtttgCGTACATCCTCAGAAATACACACATTCCTGCAGGCATTTAGAAGATACGACATTTGAactgaaagggagagaaattgcCATCCATACCACCACCTATATTACATGCTTATGACTTTACCATTAGCTATTTATTATTATGATTCCACGCTTATTCCTTTATTACCACAAAATTACCAAAAACTTCTATCCATCCTTCATAGGCTTTATGACATCCCAGTACAAGTTTATCATAAAAAACAGCTGTTACAGAAAGCCATTGTGAATTTTGGAAGTAGCATAACACTGGATGGAGTGAGAAGGTTGGGAGGAGAGGTTTTTGTATAAAATTTTTGCTGCCATGTTTGTCATCTGTGTTATTGATATGTCAGATTATGGTGGACCAGCTCTAGCGAGCTACTAGCAAGCTTACAGTTGTCAGAAGTGTTGTATAAGCAGTAGTTTTTGTCATGTGATTTGTCTGATATTGCAAAACTTTGAGAGGGTTTTTCAAGGTTAATGCTGTGGTGTCAAAGAAGGGAATGTTAAAATTCAATCCCCTTTTTTAGCAGGGACCATCTTCAAACAGTTTTTGAAAGTCACAAGATGGACCTATCCCTAAATAAGCTTGGAAATCCTTCCTTTACTGCTACATGATTATAGTTATTTAGATTTTATTGCAATATACTAAGAtttaaaaatgacaggaaaaggTAATGTCAGTAAATATCTCTTCTGTGTTGAAGAGTCATGCCTCAAAATATCAATTCTCTGAAGTGATTCCTGGAGAATCCGGTGATGCTCTGTGAGTTCAGAGCCTCAACATAAATGTCTGGGAAATGTCTTATGATAAATACTAAGAATTTTGTGCTGAAATAATGCCTTCAACTTTGACAAGTAAGGAAAATGTCCTAGGAAAAACAGGAATTAAGTTGTCAAGAATATAATTAATTTACAGATAGACCTAAGTAAACATTTTAGACCTAAATAaacctttttcattattattatttactgatTTGCTTCCAGTTTGCAACCCACTACACAATGCTGCACTTTCCTAGAAGAactttctcttgttcttttcctTAATATTGTCTGGCAACAAGAACAATTTCCAGGCAATTTTATAGTCATTAGGAACCTTATTTCTTAAAGCAGTGGCAAATTTATTTACCAAGGTGCTCAGGCTGAAGTCAGGAGTTATTATTAACGCAAGTAAGCCTCAGTTACAATAAATCAGCAGCAGTATTGAGGCTACAATTAGTCAAAGCATTGTGTAAAACAAGAGAGATCAagggatgaagggaaggcaaCTCACTGCACGTGACCACAGCAGCCAGACGAAGCCGAACACAAGCAAGTGCTGAGGTTGGGTTGGTTAATGGGAAAAGAGGCTGGAAAATTGCTTCATTCTTTGGAAACTGGTGATGTTTGCAATGGAGGATGATCCTCATTTGGCCCTTTGCCAGCAGCAGCATTATGCCATTTAGGGTAACCATACATGTGACACAGAATTTGAAACCTCTTACTCGCCGGCACCTACAGTCCCAGCCTTTGCTAGGTCTGCCCTGCTGCACCCTGTCAAAGAATTCAGTTTCTGTAACTTCTTCAACCTGAATACGTAAAAGCATTTCATGTGTTTCACATTCAGTGTTTTCCTATCTTAAAGTCCATACATGGGCAAATGGAAGGCTGCATGAACACTAGCACCACGGCAGTGAAAGGAACAAATAGCCTCTGAAATTGTATATTgtaaagaggggtttttttcctcatttcatcaGTATTTATAACTTACTGAGACTATCTCCTAGtgatttttcttagttttttgttTATGggatttaaaatgtttctgtaaactgCAATGGACACTGAATCCTGCCTGATTTAAGATCTCTGTCAGATAAAGTGAT
This region of Harpia harpyja isolate bHarHar1 chromosome 18, bHarHar1 primary haplotype, whole genome shotgun sequence genomic DNA includes:
- the TENT5D gene encoding terminal nucleotidyltransferase 5D; this encodes MTEDSDHRFSSLTWDQIKILDQVLAEVIPIHGRGNFPTLDVKPKDIIHVVKEQLIEKQINVRDIRLNGSTASHILVKQNGTSYKDLDIIFGVELPSELEFQVVKEAVLNCLLDFLPKCVNKEKITAQTMKDAYVQKMVKVSTDHDRWSLISLSNNSGKNVELKFVNSLRRQFEFSVDSFQIILDSILNVYTATDCKLTEDSHPTVIAESMYGDFNEAMDHLKYKLISTRNPEEIRGGGLLKYSNLLVRDFKPADEAEIKSLERYMCSRFFIDFPDVAEQQRKIESYLRNHFIGEEKSKYDYLMTLRGVVNESTVCLMGHERRQTLNMITILALKVLGEQNIIPNAANVTCYYQPAPYISDRNFSNYYIAHGQPPIIYQPYPFHIQMQSGMV